One genomic window of [Clostridium] scindens ATCC 35704 includes the following:
- a CDS encoding carbohydrate kinase family protein, whose product MTVSFDGNFRSTLWTWEEARDFCTQCLPFVDVLLGIEPYHLWKDEADHSKGDVKDNIPLQPNYEQQDEIFYIFIDRYPNLKCIARHVRYAHSGSENSLKAYMWYEGHTFESKLFTFNILDRVGGGDAFASGLIYAMMKHYKAMDIINFAVASSAIKHTIRGDANITD is encoded by the coding sequence ATGACGGTAAGTTTTGATGGTAATTTTAGAAGCACTCTTTGGACATGGGAAGAGGCCAGAGATTTTTGTACACAATGTTTACCGTTTGTAGACGTATTGCTGGGAATTGAACCGTATCATTTATGGAAAGATGAGGCAGATCACAGCAAAGGAGATGTAAAGGATAATATTCCATTGCAGCCAAATTATGAACAGCAGGATGAGATTTTTTATATATTTATTGATCGGTATCCGAACTTGAAATGTATAGCCAGACATGTACGTTATGCGCATAGCGGAAGTGAAAACAGTTTAAAAGCATATATGTGGTATGAAGGACATACCTTTGAAAGCAAGCTTTTTACATTTAACATTCTGGATCGTGTTGGAGGAGGAGATGCATTCGCCAGCGGACTGATATATGCAATGATGAAGCATTACAAAGCGATGGACATTATCAATTTTGCAGTGGCAAGTAGCGCAATCAAGCATA
- a CDS encoding RNA polymerase sigma factor, producing the protein METSSFEHIVRIQFNALMMTVIKCTVKSKKRQFTRRSKREVLFCELSDMKQLEHRTMDNYSCDYISFEVLNYTIQVSNEKLAVALHKLSEKQRSVILLRYFQGMSDQEISELYHVSRSAIYRRRSNGLKKLKALITERN; encoded by the coding sequence ATGGAAACATCTTCTTTCGAGCATATCGTCAGAATACAGTTTAATGCTTTGATGATGACTGTTATTAAATGCACAGTAAAAAGCAAGAAAAGACAGTTTACAAGACGTTCTAAGCGTGAAGTTTTGTTTTGTGAATTATCAGATATGAAACAACTAGAGCATAGAACAATGGATAACTATTCTTGTGATTATATCTCTTTTGAAGTCTTGAATTATACAATCCAAGTATCAAATGAGAAACTTGCTGTTGCTTTACATAAGTTATCAGAGAAACAGCGTAGTGTTATCTTATTACGCTATTTTCAAGGCATGAGCGACCAAGAAATTTCAGAATTGTATCATGTATCACGTTCTGCTATTTATCGCAGAAGAAGTAACGGATTGAAGAAACTGAAAGCACTAATAACTGAAAGGAATTGA
- a CDS encoding helix-turn-helix domain-containing protein — MRKEYGYPSLEVICKASAGNEPAIKEILKFYDAYVCKLCLRPFYHSENSKITMQVDEELKGQIHTEMMKVNISSVFTFIYPVVVPSLQP; from the coding sequence ATGAGAAAAGAATATGGCTATCCCTCACTAGAGGTAATATGCAAAGCGTCTGCCGGAAATGAACCCGCAATAAAAGAAATCTTGAAATTCTATGACGCTTATGTCTGTAAATTATGCTTGCGTCCGTTTTACCACTCTGAAAATAGTAAAATCACTATGCAGGTTGATGAAGAATTAAAAGGTCAAATTCATACAGAAATGATGAAAGTTAATATATCTTCCGTCTTCACCTTCATATATCCTGTTGTCGTTCCGTCGCTGCAGCCATAA
- a CDS encoding prolyl-tRNA synthetase associated domain-containing protein, whose protein sequence is MFYVSEIKTDAPEAFKTPLQQKVYQVLAELKIPYKRVDTDEAITMEDCVQINAKLDMDMVKTLFLCNKKKTLFYLFITTDKKPFDTKKFCEALEIPRVSFAPQELFEEILGTKIGAATIYSVLDDWDKTIQVIFDQEVADSEYYGCSDGTTTGYMKVKTEDILTFIISV, encoded by the coding sequence ATGTTCTATGTAAGTGAAATCAAAACAGATGCGCCAGAAGCATTCAAAACGCCTTTGCAGCAAAAAGTATACCAGGTTTTAGCAGAATTAAAGATACCCTATAAAAGGGTGGACACGGATGAGGCAATTACGATGGAAGACTGTGTGCAGATCAATGCGAAACTGGATATGGACATGGTTAAGACACTCTTTCTGTGCAACAAGAAAAAGACCCTGTTCTATCTATTTATTACCACGGACAAAAAGCCGTTTGACACAAAGAAATTCTGCGAGGCTTTGGAGATTCCCCGGGTATCTTTTGCGCCACAGGAACTATTTGAAGAAATCCTGGGAACCAAGATAGGGGCAGCCACTATCTACAGCGTGCTGGATGACTGGGATAAGACGATTCAGGTGATTTTTGACCAGGAAGTTGCAGATTCCGAATATTATGGCTGCAGCGACGGAACGACAACAGGATATATGAAGGTGAAGACGGAAGATATATTAACTTTCATCATTTCTGTATGA
- a CDS encoding permease, with translation MEWLGKMIGSLLAGAGMDINARLGGSIQFFLYDVIKITVLLCFLIFVISYIQSYFPPERSKKKLGRFHGIGANVVSALLGTVTPFCSCSSIPLFIGFTSAGLPLGVTFSFLISSPMVDLGSLVLLMSIFGAKVTVSYVVIGLAIAVIGGMLIERMHMERYVEEFIAQAGNVDIDSPTLTKKDRMQFARKLVAGTFKKVFPCILIGVAIGAFIHNWIPQDLIEAVLGSDNPFGVILATLVGIPMCADIFGTIPVAEALLSKGAQLGTVLAFMMAVTTLSLPSMIMLRKAVKPRLLAVFIAICTVGIIVVGYLFNVFHAMMIL, from the coding sequence ATGGAATGGCTGGGGAAAATGATAGGCAGCCTGCTGGCTGGCGCAGGCATGGACATTAACGCAAGACTTGGAGGGAGCATTCAGTTCTTTCTCTACGATGTGATCAAGATAACGGTATTGCTATGCTTTTTGATTTTTGTCATTTCTTATATCCAGAGTTATTTTCCGCCGGAGAGAAGCAAGAAAAAATTGGGACGTTTCCACGGCATTGGTGCAAATGTGGTATCAGCGCTGCTGGGGACGGTGACGCCTTTCTGTTCGTGCTCATCCATACCGCTGTTCATTGGATTTACCAGCGCTGGACTGCCCCTGGGCGTTACGTTTTCCTTCCTGATTTCCTCTCCGATGGTGGATCTGGGAAGCCTTGTACTGCTGATGAGCATATTTGGAGCGAAAGTCACAGTTTCTTATGTGGTAATTGGCTTGGCTATCGCAGTTATTGGAGGAATGCTGATTGAAAGAATGCATATGGAACGTTACGTGGAGGAGTTCATTGCACAGGCGGGAAATGTAGATATCGATTCGCCAACGCTCACGAAGAAAGACAGAATGCAGTTTGCCAGGAAGCTAGTAGCAGGCACCTTTAAAAAGGTATTTCCTTGCATCCTTATTGGCGTAGCCATAGGAGCATTTATACACAACTGGATTCCCCAGGATCTGATAGAAGCAGTGTTGGGGAGCGATAATCCATTCGGAGTAATCCTTGCCACTTTGGTTGGAATCCCCATGTGTGCCGATATTTTTGGCACCATTCCGGTTGCGGAAGCGCTGCTTTCTAAAGGGGCGCAGCTGGGGACAGTGCTTGCGTTCATGATGGCAGTCACTACATTAAGCCTGCCATCCATGATCATGCTTAGAAAAGCCGTCAAGCCCAGGCTGTTGGCGGTGTTTATCGCAATCTGCACGGTCGGGATTATTGTTGTAGGATATTTATTCAATGTGTTTCATGCGATGATGATTCTCTAA
- a CDS encoding ArsR/SmtB family transcription factor yields the protein MEKEYTEDAKIFKALCDEKRLKIISLLRSGEKCACFLIDDMGIGQSALSYHMKILCESGIVDSRQEGKWTHYRLSASGRDRALKRLARLTTPDLDREQFCYLYRIRFLAWNGWGK from the coding sequence ATGGAAAAGGAATATACAGAAGACGCAAAAATATTTAAGGCCCTATGTGATGAAAAGCGGCTTAAGATTATAAGCCTGTTAAGAAGCGGGGAGAAATGCGCCTGCTTCCTGATCGATGATATGGGCATAGGCCAGTCCGCATTGTCGTATCACATGAAGATATTATGCGAGTCAGGCATTGTGGACAGCAGGCAGGAAGGAAAGTGGACGCATTACAGGCTAAGCGCATCAGGAAGAGACCGGGCCTTAAAACGTCTGGCGAGGCTTACGACGCCCGACTTGGATAGAGAACAGTTCTGCTATTTATACAGGATCAGATTCTTGGCATGGAATGGCTGGGGAAAATGA
- a CDS encoding FtsX-like permease family protein has protein sequence MNIFNKVAMQGLKKNRTRTIVTIIGVVLSAAMITAVTTFGVSLMNYMAEVAASKYGDWQVAYLDADSSFKKEISSDKKVEKTVSFENIGYARIEGGENPNKPYFFIAGFSQKTFDALPVTLLSGRLPENDREILLSGRATAEGGASYAVGDTISLAVGNRIDGDKKLGQGDPYKAGTEIFAPQVEKEYTVVGVCRTPVFEEDSSPGYTLITRNEESMQGAELSVFVSLRNPRQIHSYAESAGDGHAYILNHNVLRVMGLSDNPSDRVFNALLYSAGVIVIAIIMVGSIFLIYNSFSISLNERMRQIGILSSVGATSKQLRNSVLFEGLCIGAVGIPVGICLGLASIGLIIMGITKKLSSIFNTGVSLTMDISALAIIGAVAVSIITILISAYIPARKAAKTPVMDCIRQTNEIKVEAKAVRILRMTRRICGLEGTLALKNFKRNKKRYRSIVLSLALSIVLFVSTSALVTSMNQETKQAKVVTSYDIGFGTQAMDDSDMLKLFDKLKLAEGVTESSYQAFVAYMCTVSPGELTEDYWKAVGGHSSEGTVKLPMDIQFLDDNAYLKIVKDLGLPTEEYTGKNGKMIAVAKMNDEKAEGVNDLKDMFTNPSMDLAVMPKASAETGEAQGQNISVTFVETVPPDSPPIAGATEQRPYSFQVMAPWSMKAYLYPADNPADLKVKGLTFQSENPPKSENEMKAMVQEASLTSAYTFMNTSDALEEGRNYIFVANVFSYTFIIMISLIAIANVFNTISTNIKLRRRELAMLRSVGMSDRDFNKMMRFECAFYGVRSLLFGLPVAIVSSWMICRAMIADSHFVLPWASIGISIISVFLVIFITMLYAVSKIRKENIIDALRDDMT, from the coding sequence ATGAACATATTTAATAAGGTTGCCATGCAAGGTCTAAAAAAGAACCGTACACGGACGATCGTGACGATTATCGGTGTCGTTCTGTCCGCTGCTATGATTACGGCAGTGACTACTTTTGGGGTCTCTCTGATGAACTATATGGCAGAAGTAGCAGCCAGTAAATATGGCGACTGGCAGGTCGCATATCTAGATGCGGACTCCTCTTTTAAAAAGGAGATAAGCAGCGATAAGAAAGTGGAAAAGACCGTATCCTTTGAAAATATCGGATATGCCAGGATTGAAGGCGGAGAGAATCCAAATAAGCCATATTTTTTTATTGCGGGATTCAGTCAGAAGACGTTTGATGCCCTGCCTGTAACGTTGCTGTCAGGCAGACTGCCTGAAAATGACAGGGAGATTCTTCTGTCCGGAAGAGCGACAGCGGAAGGCGGCGCTTCCTACGCAGTGGGCGATACGATATCTCTCGCCGTGGGTAACCGCATAGACGGAGATAAAAAACTGGGCCAGGGCGATCCCTACAAAGCCGGAACTGAGATATTCGCGCCCCAGGTGGAGAAAGAGTATACGGTCGTAGGAGTCTGCAGAACGCCAGTCTTTGAAGAGGATTCGTCGCCGGGTTACACCTTGATCACAAGAAATGAGGAAAGCATGCAAGGGGCAGAACTCAGCGTGTTCGTGTCGCTTCGGAATCCGCGGCAGATCCACTCATACGCAGAGAGCGCGGGAGATGGCCATGCATACATCCTGAACCATAATGTGCTTCGCGTTATGGGACTATCGGACAACCCATCCGACCGGGTATTTAATGCACTGCTGTATTCGGCTGGCGTTATTGTAATTGCGATTATCATGGTGGGCTCCATATTCCTGATATATAACTCGTTCAGCATCTCTCTGAATGAGCGCATGCGGCAGATTGGAATTCTTTCCTCCGTGGGGGCTACATCGAAGCAATTGCGCAATTCCGTACTTTTTGAAGGACTTTGCATCGGCGCGGTGGGAATTCCTGTTGGCATCTGCCTGGGCCTGGCAAGTATCGGGCTTATAATCATGGGTATAACCAAAAAACTCAGCAGCATTTTTAATACTGGCGTTTCATTAACCATGGATATATCAGCCCTGGCAATCATAGGAGCGGTTGCAGTCAGCATAATCACGATTTTGATTTCAGCCTATATCCCGGCAAGAAAGGCAGCCAAAACACCAGTGATGGATTGTATCCGCCAGACAAACGAGATCAAAGTAGAGGCAAAGGCTGTAAGAATATTAAGAATGACAAGGCGCATATGCGGTCTGGAAGGAACTCTTGCACTTAAGAACTTTAAAAGGAATAAAAAGCGGTATAGGAGCATCGTCTTGTCTCTTGCGTTGAGTATCGTGCTGTTTGTCTCCACCAGCGCCCTTGTAACAAGCATGAATCAAGAGACAAAACAGGCAAAGGTGGTGACCAGCTATGATATAGGTTTTGGAACCCAGGCCATGGATGATTCTGACATGCTTAAACTATTCGATAAACTCAAACTTGCGGAAGGAGTTACCGAAAGTTCCTATCAGGCCTTCGTGGCATATATGTGTACAGTCAGTCCCGGCGAACTTACGGAAGATTACTGGAAAGCCGTTGGAGGGCATTCTTCGGAGGGAACGGTGAAACTGCCCATGGATATCCAGTTTCTTGACGACAACGCTTATCTGAAGATCGTAAAGGATCTGGGCTTGCCGACAGAGGAATATACCGGGAAGAATGGGAAAATGATTGCCGTTGCCAAAATGAACGATGAAAAGGCAGAAGGAGTGAACGATCTTAAGGATATGTTTACGAATCCCTCTATGGACCTGGCCGTCATGCCAAAGGCAAGCGCGGAAACAGGGGAGGCGCAAGGCCAGAACATAAGCGTTACGTTCGTCGAGACCGTACCGCCGGATTCGCCTCCGATAGCTGGAGCCACGGAGCAGAGGCCTTACTCTTTCCAAGTGATGGCGCCCTGGTCTATGAAGGCGTATCTGTATCCTGCCGATAATCCGGCGGACTTGAAAGTGAAAGGATTGACCTTCCAGTCAGAGAACCCCCCAAAATCAGAGAACGAGATGAAGGCCATGGTCCAAGAAGCGTCCCTTACCTCTGCATATACTTTTATGAACACATCGGATGCTCTTGAGGAAGGAAGGAATTATATCTTTGTTGCCAATGTATTTTCCTATACATTTATTATTATGATATCGCTGATTGCTATTGCCAACGTGTTCAATACGATCTCGACGAATATCAAGCTGCGCCGGAGGGAACTTGCCATGTTACGCTCCGTAGGGATGTCTGACCGGGATTTCAACAAAATGATGCGGTTTGAGTGCGCCTTTTATGGCGTGAGATCACTGCTTTTTGGGCTTCCGGTGGCGATCGTTTCATCGTGGATGATTTGCAGGGCAATGATAGCGGACAGCCACTTCGTACTGCCGTGGGCAAGCATTGGAATCAGTATAATCAGCGTGTTCCTAGTAATATTTATTACCATGCTTTATGCGGTCAGCAAGATAAGGAAGGAAAATATTATTGACGCACTCCGTGATGATATGACTTAA
- a CDS encoding ABC transporter ATP-binding protein: protein MEFLRVENLYKVYGKGENQVTALDGVSLTIEKGEFTAIIGSSGSGKSTLLHIIAGVDVPTSGKVYLNGQDVYAQNNEKLAIFRRRQVGLIYQFHNLIPTLNVVENMTLPILMDKRKVNKERLKDLLNLLGLEGRKNHLPNQLSGGQQQRVAIGRALMNAPQVMLADEPTGSLDSRNGHEIIKLLKESNKKYGQTLLLVTHDENIALQADRIIGISDGKVVRDERQVAR from the coding sequence ATGGAGTTTTTAAGAGTTGAAAATCTATATAAGGTTTATGGGAAGGGGGAGAATCAAGTCACTGCGCTTGATGGAGTTTCTCTTACCATAGAAAAGGGGGAATTTACCGCAATTATCGGTTCTTCCGGATCCGGCAAGTCCACGCTGCTTCACATCATTGCGGGAGTGGATGTGCCTACAAGCGGAAAAGTCTATCTGAATGGGCAGGATGTGTATGCCCAGAATAATGAAAAACTTGCAATTTTCCGCAGGCGACAGGTGGGGCTAATCTATCAGTTCCACAATTTGATCCCCACTCTGAATGTAGTGGAAAATATGACGCTGCCTATCCTTATGGATAAGAGGAAGGTAAATAAGGAACGGCTGAAAGACCTGCTGAATCTGCTGGGCCTAGAGGGGCGAAAGAATCATCTGCCTAACCAGCTCTCGGGAGGCCAGCAGCAGCGGGTCGCCATCGGGCGGGCTCTGATGAATGCGCCTCAGGTCATGCTTGCCGATGAGCCGACCGGAAGCTTGGACAGCCGGAACGGGCATGAGATAATCAAGCTGCTGAAGGAAAGCAATAAAAAATATGGGCAGACATTGCTACTCGTTACGCATGACGAGAATATCGCCCTACAGGCAGACCGCATCATCGGGATATCGGACGGCAAAGTGGTGCGGGATGAGAGGCAGGTGGCACGATAA
- a CDS encoding response regulator transcription factor, which yields MKQILIVEDDSFLNKMLSYNLAADGYGITSALNARTADEVLLQREFDLVLLDINLPDGNGFELCKLIKPQHPDTIVIFLTANDQESDQIRGYEVGAVDYITKPFVIGALQRKIKAMFAMLEHHKPAKDIYDDGRLFLDFSEQTASLNGKPLTLSPMEYKMLNPFRKNPRQVLTRGQLLERLWDIDEKFVDEHTLTTSISRIRSKIESDGDGHAIGKAHDRGGAHRLHPGNLHPDG from the coding sequence ATGAAACAAATTCTGATTGTCGAGGACGACAGTTTTTTGAATAAAATGCTATCTTATAATCTTGCCGCAGATGGCTACGGAATAACTTCTGCCCTAAATGCCAGAACCGCAGACGAAGTCCTGCTCCAGCGGGAATTTGATCTGGTGCTGCTGGACATCAATCTGCCAGATGGGAACGGCTTTGAGTTGTGCAAACTGATAAAGCCCCAGCACCCGGACACCATAGTAATTTTCCTGACCGCCAACGATCAGGAGAGCGACCAGATACGAGGCTATGAGGTGGGCGCGGTAGACTACATCACAAAGCCCTTTGTGATCGGGGCCTTGCAGCGGAAAATCAAAGCCATGTTTGCCATGCTGGAACACCACAAACCGGCCAAGGATATTTACGACGACGGGCGGCTGTTTCTGGACTTCTCGGAGCAGACCGCTTCCCTAAACGGCAAGCCCCTGACCCTATCCCCGATGGAGTACAAAATGCTGAACCCGTTCCGTAAAAATCCCCGGCAAGTGCTGACCCGTGGGCAGCTTTTGGAAAGGCTGTGGGATATAGACGAGAAGTTTGTGGACGAACACACCCTGACAACCTCCATCAGCCGGATTCGCAGCAAGATTGAATCTGATGGCGACGGACACGCTATTGGAAAAGCCCATGACCGAGGCGGAGCGCACCGACTTCATCCGGGGAATCTGCACCCAGACGGATAA
- a CDS encoding ABC transporter ATP-binding protein yields MSVLQTINLKKYYGTEPNITRALDGVNFSVEDGEFVAVVGTSGSGKSTLLHMMGGLDTPTSGNVIVRDKELSKMNDEQLTIFRRRNIGFIFQNYNLVPILNVYENIVLPVELDGDTVDQKFLDEIVHLLGLEDKLKNMPNNLSGGQQQRVAIARALITKPAIVLADEPTGNLDSKTSAEVLGLIKRTSAEFRQTVVMITHNNDIAHLADRIYQVS; encoded by the coding sequence ATGAGCGTTTTACAGACGATTAACCTGAAAAAGTATTACGGTACAGAGCCGAACATTACCCGCGCCCTTGACGGCGTGAACTTCTCCGTGGAGGATGGCGAATTTGTGGCCGTTGTGGGAACCTCCGGCAGCGGCAAATCCACCCTGCTTCACATGATGGGCGGGCTGGACACCCCTACTTCCGGCAATGTAATTGTCCGGGACAAAGAACTGTCGAAAATGAACGACGAACAACTCACCATCTTCCGCCGCCGCAACATCGGTTTTATCTTCCAGAACTATAACCTTGTTCCCATCCTGAATGTGTATGAGAACATCGTTCTGCCGGTGGAGTTGGACGGGGACACGGTGGATCAGAAGTTTTTGGACGAGATCGTTCACCTGCTGGGGCTGGAAGATAAACTCAAAAATATGCCGAACAATCTTTCCGGCGGACAGCAACAGCGTGTGGCGATTGCCCGCGCCCTGATTACCAAACCGGCTATCGTACTGGCCGACGAGCCGACCGGCAACCTTGACAGCAAGACCAGCGCAGAGGTGCTGGGGCTTATCAAGCGCACCAGCGCAGAGTTTCGCCAGACCGTCGTAATGATTACCCACAACAATGACATTGCCCACCTTGCAGATCGGATATACCAGGTGAGTTAA